A single Diachasmimorpha longicaudata isolate KC_UGA_2023 chromosome 10, iyDiaLong2, whole genome shotgun sequence DNA region contains:
- the LOC135166328 gene encoding cytochrome c oxidase subunit 7C, mitochondrial-like: MLSGQLVRRFATSALRRSGHPEVGAKPGHNLPFSINNRYKLTLYFILYFGSGFATPFLIVRHQMLK; the protein is encoded by the exons aTGTTGTCAGGACAGTTGGTGAGGAGATTCGCCACCAGTGCCCTCCGAAGGTCAGGACACCCGGAAGTTGGAGCAAAACCTGGGCAC AATTTGCCCTTCTCAATTAATAACAGGTACAAGTTGACACTCTACTTCATCTTGTACTTTGGAAGTGGATTTGCTACACCTTTCCTCATCGTTCGCCACCAGATGCTTAAGTAA